A region from the Drosophila mauritiana strain mau12 chromosome 2L, ASM438214v1, whole genome shotgun sequence genome encodes:
- the LOC117150432 gene encoding tubulin glycylase 3B, translating to MTTQSTTPAGFTGNRNRYYNPVSKIQSLIHNLDAELVQLCKQCTVQKPLNSLNNSTSLGSHFSSYGALGGGGGSKTMGGSSSMGRNHFAPDSIGNLLARVRASSPLPRTITSSPTAPEAQKRQMRNVYRTRVIDAYRNRRIFTVYGNYHTVRRALMRRGWLEKLPASRHAKLQSMSEDALLEHARRGNDYEAVIISKMINHFPAFFIWQGKGQRDLCAEVRPFRNRVRRSQFLDFSTKVGLVGCAEQERWYREDGVCGMSYPRFYRLGGNNLEERMAFIEDYQQTQARSLLLFVREHQPAELISDNGTIFSTTLDFALGKVKKMVRHAEHYSLDDARIKPPTPAEIVENQTFMVQSTDVLKSNAKFKVSEKVMAEYARLAGLYLDQIESLRPDYRWDGSRNLWILKPGYQSRGIGIVIRSSLDDILQWTSNNQNKKYIVQKYIERPLLIYRTKFDIRQYMLLTITDTKVSIWTYRDCYLRFSSQEFTMDDLRESIHLTNNSVQKRYKNKTNRDSRLPKNNMWSLDQFKNYLRIMGAPDGSWSKTYNGFKQNLVAVVMASLDETELLQNAFELYGCDFMLDEHYNPILIEINSTPDLSPSTEITARICPMVLKDCIRVVVDLPKNPTAATGNFELAFEVNYSINKGADGKPLELNGKQMTLFENMPRVRNSPRTRLLRKILNNVKTSTTKKVEKVLEAPPKNVKTPTTKITKKKKLSASAGSSTAASAQPSTQNLTTKLILNPTTRENLALQYTAPK from the exons ATGACCACGCAGAGCACCACGCCGGCAGGATTCACCGGAAACCGAAACCGCTACTACAACCCCGTCTCAAAGATCCAGTCGCTCATCCACAACCTGGACGCGGAGCTGGTCCAGCTGTGCAAGCAGTGCACCGTGCAGAAGCCGCTGAATAGCCTCAATAACAGCACCAGCCTTGGCAGCCACTTCTCGAGTTACGGAGCACtgggtggtggcggtgggtcGAAAACCAtgggcggcagcagcagcatgggTAGAAATCACTTCGCTCCCGACAGTATTGGCAATCTTTTGGCCCGTGTCCGTGCCTCAAGTCCGTTGCCCAGGACCATAACCAGCTCGCCCACGGCGCCGGAAGCCCAAAAGCGTCAGATGCGTAATGTCTACCGCACCCGTGTGATCGATGCGTACCGTAATCGGCGGATCTTCACCGTATACGGCAACTACCACACGGTTAGACGGGCTCTGATGCGAAGGGGCTGGCTGGAGAAGCTACCGGCCTCGCGGCACGCCAAGCTGCAGAGCATGTCCGAGGATGCCCTGTTGGAGCACGCTCGGCGGGGCAACGACTACGAAGCGGTGATCATCTCCAAGATGATCAACCATTTCCCGGCCTTCTTCATCTGGCAGGGCAAGGGACAGCGCGATCTATGCGCCGAGGTAAGACCCTTCAGGAACCGTGTGCGGCGCAGCCAGTTTCTGGACTTCTCCACCAAGGTGGGTCTGGTGGGCTGCGCCGAGCAGGAGCGCTGGTATCGCGAGGACGGCGTCTGCGGCATGAGCTATCCGCGCTTCTATCGCCTGGGCGGGAACAATCTGGAGGAGCGCATGGCCTTCATAGAGGACTACCAGCAGACGCAGGCCCGCTCCCTGCTGCTCTTTGTGCGGGAGCACCAACCGGCGGAGCTGATCAGCGATAACGGCACCATATTCAGCACTACTCTGGACTTTGCGCTCGGAAAGGTCAAGAAGATGGTGCGCCACGCGGAGCACTACTCCCTGGACGATGCACGCATCAAGCCGCCGACTCCGGCGGAGATCGTTGAGAATCAGACCTTCATGGTGCAGTCCACCGATGTGCTCAAGTCCAATGCCAAGTTCAAGGTCAGCGAGAAAGTGATGGCCGAGTACGCCCGTCTGGCGGGCCTGTATCTCGACCAGATTGAGTCCCTTCGCCCGGACTACCGTTGGGATGGCAGCCGCAACCTATGGATACTCAAGCCCGGATACCAGTCGCGTGGCATCGGCATTGTAATCCGTAGCTCCCTGGACGACATTCTGCAGTGGACCTCCAACAATCAGAACAAGAAATACATTGTCCAGAAGTACATAG AGCGACCCCTGCTGATTTACCGCACCAAGTTCGACATCCGGCAGTACATGCTGCTGACCATCACGGACACCAAGGTGAGCATCTGGACGTATCGCGATTGCTACCTGCGCTTCAGCTCGCAGGAGTTCACCATGGACGACCTGCGGGAGTCCATCCACCTGACCAACAACTCGGTGCAGAAGCGGTACAAGAACAAGACCAACCGGGACTCCCGGCTGCCCAAGAATAACATGTGGTCGCTGGATCAGTTCAAGAACTACCTACGCATAATGGGTGCTCCGGACGGATCGTGGTCGAAGACCTACAACGGATTCAAGCAAAACCTGGTGGCCGTGGTGATGGCCAGTCTGGACGAGACGGAGTTGTTGCAGAACGCCTTCGAGCTTTACGGTTGCGACTTCATGCTCGACGAGCACTACAATCCCATTCTCATTGAGATCAACTCGACGCCGGATCTGTCGCCATCCACGGAGATCACGGCCAGGATATGCCCGATGGTTCTGAAGGACTGCATCCGCGTGGTGGTGGATCTGCCCAAGAACCCCACCGCCGCCACCGGAAACTTCGAGCTCGCCTTCGAGGTGAACTACAGCATAAACAAGGGAGCAGATGGCAAGCCGCTGGAACTGAATGGCAAACAGATGACCCTGTTCGAAAATATGCCCAGGGTGCGGAACAGCCCCAGGACGCGGCTCCTGCGCAAGATTCTGAACAATGTGAAGACCTCAACCACTAAGAAGGTCGAAAAGGTCTTGGAGGCTCCACCTAAAAATGTTAAGACACCCACTACCAAGATCACCAAGAAAAAG aaacTATCTGCGTCAGCTGGAAGCTCGACGGCAGCCTCTGCCCAGCCATCAACGCAGAATTTGACAACCAAGTTGATTCTAAATCCAACAACTCGGGAAAATCTTGCACTGCAATATACTGCTCCAAAGTAA